A region of Pristis pectinata isolate sPriPec2 chromosome 24, sPriPec2.1.pri, whole genome shotgun sequence DNA encodes the following proteins:
- the LOC127582660 gene encoding ras-related protein Rab-11B: protein MGTRDDEYDYLFKVVLIGDSGVGKSNLLSRFTRNEFNLESKSTIGVEFATRSIQVDGKTIKAQIWDTAGQERYRAITSAYYRGAVGALLVYDIAKHLTYENVERWLKELRDHADNNIVIMLVGNKSDLRHLRAVPTDEARAFAEKNNLSFIETSALDSTNVEEAFKNILTEIYRIVSQKQISDRSAHDESPGNNVVDISVPPTTDGQKSNKLQCCQNM, encoded by the exons TTGTGCTGATTGGGGACTCCGGGGTTGGAAAGAGCAACCTCCTGTCGAGGTTCACGCGCAACGAGTTTAATCTGGAAAGTAAAAGCACCATTGGAGTTGAGTTTGCCACCAGGAGTATCCAGGTAGATGGAAAGACAATTAAAGCACAGATCTGGGACACAGCAGGACAGGAGCGATACCGTGCTATCACTTCAGC GTACTACCGTGGAGCTGTAGGTGCCCTGCTGGTGTACGATATTGCCAAACATCTAACATACGAGAATGTGGAGCGGTGGCTGAAGGAATTGCGTGACCATGCTGACAACAATATTGTCATCATGCTGGTTGGAAACAAGAGTGACCTTCGTCATCTGAGAGCTGTGCCAACAGATGAGGCACGGGCCTTTGCTG aaaagaacaATCTTTCATTTATTGAAACATCTGCACTGGATTCAACGAATGTAGaggaagcatttaaaaatattcttacaG AAATTTACCGTATAGTTTCGCAGAAGCAGATTTCTGATCGATCAGCTCATGACGAATCGCCTGGTAACAACGTGGTAGACATCAGTGTTCCACCAACAACTGATGGGCAAAAATCCAATAAACTGCAGTGTTGCCAGAATATGTGA